The window TTTGCCCCCAAACTCGGGTAAAAAAGCAAACCCAAGGTCGGGCTGATCCAGGTTGTCCCGTTTCAGGAGTCCACACATACCCATTGGCCTTGCATCTTCCCTGCTTTCCACCAGCCATAAACCATAGCCGTTTTCGCCGTAGCTCCTGATGGGCCCTTCTTCCAGGTACTTTTTAGCCCCCTCTTCTGTTTTTATATTTCTGTCGCCAATAAAGCGCAACCAGCCAGCACTGTTCAGCAGCTGGAGGATAAAGGGGGAATCGCTTAATACAAGCTCCCTTACGCTTAATCTTTCGGTTTGAAGGATGTACTTCATTTTTGTTGATCGTTTGTGCATGCTTTTACCATCCCGGCATGAGTCCCGGAACTACTTCTAAATAAATGAAAACTTAAGCCGGTTTCAAATATCCGGGAGGTTCAGCGGTCATCCTTCTGAATAGGGTAAAACAGAGAGACACTCATGCTCCACAATATTTCAACAAGCTGATAATTCCAGTTGAATACTTTCTTTAAAAGGTGTATCATCATGAAAAAGATTCAGAGGGGGGAAGAGCAGGGGAGAATAGGTTAGAGGCCATTTTACTATTACTATGAACAACGTTGATAATGTAGAGGAACAAAAAGACAGCCTTGACTGGTTAAAAAGCCTGCAGAAAAATAGCTGGGAACCGGAGGTGATTATTTCAGGTATCATCCTGGCTTTTATTTTTATTTTCCCCGCTAAAATATATAACTTTTCAGCTGCCCTGGTGCAGGATTATGGGGTGAATTTTATAGGAGGATGGCTGATTTTACTATACCTGTCCTTTGTTATAAATGTCTTTAAAATATTTTTCATTCTGCATCTTTGCCTTCGGTTTGCCTGGGCAGGTTTGTTAGGCGTAAGCTATGCTTTTCCAAAGGGAGTTATACAAGAAAACCTTTTTGACTATTCCAAAGGGCTGGAATATAGAAATCCTACAGATCTGGTTCTCAGATTAGAGCGAATCTGCAGCATGGCATTTGGAATACCCCTGTTGCTCGCTTTAGTATTTATTCCGTTTACAGTTTATCTGATTGTTCTGATCACCATCTATAAAGTTCTGGACCTTGACTTTTTAATCATCTACTTTATTTTTCTCTTTACCGTCATAGCATATGCAGTTTATGGGATATTAGCCAGGAACACCAAAATCAACAGAAGTTCAGCAAAGTCTGTCTACGGCAGTTTAACAGCTATCTATACCAGTAACATTGGAAAATGGAAGGTGAATGTCTATTTTTTAGTCATCATCATCTTCACCATTCCTTTTATTATTGCCGACACCAAAGGTTTTTTTCTGTTTTTTCATGAAACAAACCTTAAAAATGATGACATAGAGTGGCCCGAAAAATCATGGTATTTTCAAAGCTTTAAAGAAAAAGAGCAGCGGTTTTCACGGATACTATTGCCTAAAGAAGAGATCGCAAATAGTCAGTTAAAAGTATATCTGGCCTATTATCGCGATGATGAGGATTACATAAAAACGCTGGCATCAAACTTTAAAACCACACTAGATACCCTGCAGTGGAAAGCTTTGGCATTCCCGCCTGATTTGTACAGGTTTCATTTAGATGATTCAGTATTGGTTACGCATGATTGGAGAAAAACAGTTTTGCCGGGCACCAGTCAAAAAGCCTATGAGACTAACTTTGATGTAAGCCAGGTAAAAGCCGGCTATCATACATTAAGAGTTGAGAAACTGGCACTACGCATGCGTTTTTTTGATGATGGTGAGCCAAGACACAGAAAGAACTGGGCTGTTGTAACAGTATTCAAGCCTGATGAATGAGGCCAGCTGCAGCCGGACGATGGAGAGCGGGCTAAATCCAATGCGGTTGACTGTTCATAAAGCAGTGTGTGCTTCCCTATTGTGGTAATTTTCTCATATGCTGCAGGGCATTATTTTGCAGCAGGTGTCTGGTTCAGAAGGGGGTG of the Flammeovirgaceae bacterium 311 genome contains:
- a CDS encoding acetyltransferase (COG1670 Acetyltransferases, including N-acetylases of ribosomal proteins), translating into MKYILQTERLSVRELVLSDSPFILQLLNSAGWLRFIGDRNIKTEEGAKKYLEEGPIRSYGENGYGLWLVESREDARPMGMCGLLKRDNLDQPDLGFAFLPEFGGKGYAFEVAAAAFQYARATLGIPAVYAITLTENERSIKLLQKIGMKYIRPFKLPDTQTELLLFSS